From the Solanum lycopersicum chromosome 10, SLM_r2.1 genome, one window contains:
- the LOC138338721 gene encoding uncharacterized protein — MGSLASLSVEERPLARDVQLLANSLFRLQISEESDGMIAFIEARSSLVEQIRAHQFDDEKLCLIRDKTDGQSERTIQVLEDMLRVCVIDFGARWDRHLPLAEFAYNNSYHSSIQMAPFEALYGRRCRSPIGWFDSAEMDSLDTDLLRDAMEQFCMIQYRLLTAQSRQKSYADRRVRALVFMKGDHVWLRVSPMKGVMSLSAVHPVFHVSMLRKYIPDESHVLSLDSVELGQDLTFEEEPISILDRQVRKLRTKEIASVKVQWKHRSVGEATWETESDMRARYPQLFKASDSIGSEAQRKGKAQVQE; from the exons CAGAGGAGAGTGATGgaatgattgcttttattgaggctcgatcttctttagtcgagcaaaTCCGTGCACAccaatttgatgatgaaaaattatgtctcattcgagacaaa acagatggtcaatctgagcggaccattcaggtattggaagatatgcttcgagtGTGTGTTATCGATTTTGGTGCAAGATGGGatcgacatttacccttagcggagttcgcctataataacagttatcactctagtatccaaatggccccatttgaggcattgtatggaaGACGGTGTAGGTCTCCGAtaggttggtttgattcggcggagatggactctttggatacagacttgcttagagatgctatggagcaattctgtatgattcagtatagactGTTGACAGCCCAAAGTCGACAGAAGAGCTATGCagaccggagagttagagcTTTAGTGTTTATGAAGGGTGATCAcgtttggctccgagtatcacccatgaagggtgtgatgag tttgtcggcagttcatcctgttttccatgtctctatgcttcggaagtatattccggatgaatctcatgtgctttCACTTGACTCCGTGGAGTTGGGTCAagacttgacatttgaggaggagcctatatctattttggataggcaggttcgaaagcttaggaccaaggagattgcttcagtgaaggtccaatggaagcaccgatcagtgggagaggcaacttgggagactgaGTCTGATATGCGTGCCAGATACCCTCAACTTTTTAAAGCTTCAg attccattggttcagaagctcaacggaaagggaaggctcaagtccaagaatAA